In a genomic window of Pelecanus crispus isolate bPelCri1 chromosome 1, bPelCri1.pri, whole genome shotgun sequence:
- the TSPO gene encoding translocator protein isoform X3 has product MEVASAWAPAVGFTLLPHAGGLLGSKITKKEIPVWYQSLQKPSWCPPNWVFAPVWGTLYTSMGYGSYLVWKELGGFNEKSVVPLGLYAGQLALNWAWTPIFFGAHKMGWGLVTLLLTTGTATATTASWYNINKTAAYLMVPYLAWLTMASALNYRIWNDNRNKKQPE; this is encoded by the exons ATGGAAGTGGCATCAGCCTGGGCCCCAGCAGTGGGTTTCACACTCCTGCCCCATGCAGGAGGACTTTTAGGAAGCAAGATAACCAAAAAGGAAATCCCAGTGTGGTATCAATCTCTACAGAAGCCATCCTGGTGCCCACCTAACTGGGTGTTTGCTCCTGTTTGGGGAACTCTCTATACATCTATGGG ATATGGCTCCTACCTTGTGTGGAAGGAATTGGGGGGCTTCAATGAAAAGTCGGTGGTTCCTCTGGGTCTGTATGCAGGGCAGCTGGCATTAAACTGGGCATGGACTCCAATATTTTTTGGAGCTCACAAAATGGGATGG gGGTTGGTGACTCTCCTGCTCACGACTGGTACGGCAACAGCTACAACTGCTTCCTGGTATAATATCAACAAAACAGCAGCTTATTTGATGGTTCCTTATTTAGCTTGGCTAACCATGGCTTCTGCACTCAATTACCGTATCTGGAATGACAATCGCAACAAGAAACAACctgaataa